Proteins encoded together in one Paracoccus sp. SMMA_5_TC window:
- a CDS encoding branched-chain amino acid ABC transporter permease, translated as MLYREAGDFKTSYRDDGQTFPIRLDRWGYYAILAVAFLVVPLVIDSYWANAVLVPFLIYAIAAIGLNILTGYAGQVSLGTGGFMAVGAYAVYKLMTAFPGVPIVLLIVVAGVITAIVGVLFGLPSLRIKGFYLAVATLAAQFFLVWLFNKVPWFYNYSASGQINAPERTMFGWAITGPATTAPAKYLTCLIFAVVLAWVARNLTRGTVGRKWMAIRDMDIAAEIIGVNPLTAKLSAFAVSSFFIGIAGALLFSVYLGAAEASEAFGINKSFLVLFMIIIGGLGSIFGSFAGAAFLVLLPVLLKNVLVAQLGWPTDLAAHIELMIVGALIIFFLIVEPHGLARLWQLTKEKLRLWPFPH; from the coding sequence ATGCTGTATCGTGAGGCAGGCGATTTCAAGACGAGCTATCGCGACGATGGCCAGACCTTTCCGATCCGGCTGGACCGCTGGGGCTATTACGCGATCCTGGCCGTGGCCTTTCTGGTGGTGCCGCTGGTCATCGACAGCTACTGGGCCAATGCGGTGCTGGTGCCGTTCCTGATCTATGCCATCGCGGCGATCGGGCTGAACATCCTGACGGGCTATGCCGGTCAGGTCAGCCTGGGCACTGGCGGCTTCATGGCGGTGGGGGCCTATGCGGTCTACAAGCTGATGACGGCCTTTCCGGGCGTGCCGATCGTGCTGCTGATCGTCGTGGCCGGGGTTATCACGGCCATTGTCGGGGTGCTGTTCGGCCTGCCCAGCCTGCGCATCAAGGGCTTCTATCTTGCGGTGGCGACGCTGGCGGCGCAGTTCTTCCTGGTGTGGCTATTCAACAAGGTGCCGTGGTTCTACAACTACTCCGCCTCGGGGCAGATCAACGCGCCCGAGCGCACGATGTTCGGCTGGGCGATCACCGGCCCGGCGACCACGGCCCCGGCCAAATACCTGACCTGCCTGATCTTTGCGGTGGTGCTGGCCTGGGTGGCGCGCAACCTGACCCGGGGCACCGTCGGGCGCAAGTGGATGGCCATTCGCGACATGGACATCGCAGCCGAGATCATCGGGGTGAACCCGCTGACCGCCAAGCTGTCGGCCTTTGCCGTCTCGAGTTTCTTCATCGGCATTGCCGGGGCGCTGCTGTTTTCGGTCTATCTGGGCGCGGCCGAGGCCAGCGAGGCCTTTGGCATCAACAAGAGCTTTCTGGTGCTGTTCATGATCATCATCGGCGGCCTGGGCAGCATCTTCGGCAGCTTTGCCGGCGCGGCCTTCCTGGTGCTGCTGCCGGTGCTGCTCAAGAACGTGCTGGTGGCGCAGCTTGGCTGGCCCACCGACCTGGCCGCCCATATCGAACTGATGATCGTGGGCGCGCTGATCATCTTTTTCCTGATCGTCGAGCCGCATGGCCTGGCCCGGCTGTGGCAGCTGACCAAGGAAAAACTGCGGCTGTGGCCGTTCCCGCATTAA
- a CDS encoding branched-chain amino acid ABC transporter permease: protein MEFLYASEVLLNGLMAGIMYSLVALGFVLIYKASGVFNYAQGVMALFAAMTLVGIMEGRVPFAHLINAMFGMHVTNFGWTVPAILGIALTALIMVGLAIAIEKLVLKHLVGQEPIILFMATIGLAWFLEGLGDVMWGADVKTLDVGLPQGISETIEAATDRWLGYGFFVDRLDVWAAGIAALLVAALVGFAQYTKQGRAMRAVADDHQAALSVGISLQFIWVMVWSIAGFVALVAGIMWGTKSGVQFSLSLIALKALPVLMLGGFTSIPGAIVGGLIIGMGEKLFEYFIGPMVGGATENWFAYVLALIFLVFRPQGLFGERIIERV, encoded by the coding sequence ATGGAATTCCTTTACGCAAGCGAAGTCCTGCTGAACGGGCTGATGGCCGGGATCATGTATTCGCTGGTCGCCCTGGGCTTCGTGCTGATCTACAAGGCATCGGGCGTCTTCAACTATGCCCAGGGGGTGATGGCGCTGTTTGCCGCCATGACGCTGGTCGGCATCATGGAAGGCCGCGTGCCCTTTGCCCATCTGATCAACGCCATGTTCGGCATGCATGTCACGAATTTCGGCTGGACGGTGCCGGCGATCCTGGGCATCGCGCTGACCGCATTGATCATGGTGGGCCTGGCCATCGCCATCGAAAAGCTGGTGCTGAAGCACCTTGTGGGGCAGGAACCCATCATCCTGTTCATGGCCACCATCGGTCTGGCCTGGTTCCTGGAAGGTCTGGGCGATGTCATGTGGGGCGCCGATGTCAAGACGCTGGACGTCGGCCTGCCGCAGGGCATTTCCGAAACCATCGAGGCGGCGACGGACAGGTGGCTGGGCTATGGCTTCTTCGTGGACCGTCTGGATGTCTGGGCCGCGGGCATTGCCGCGCTGCTGGTGGCGGCGCTGGTCGGCTTCGCGCAATACACCAAGCAGGGCCGGGCGATGCGCGCCGTCGCCGACGATCACCAGGCGGCGCTGTCCGTGGGCATCAGCCTGCAGTTCATCTGGGTGATGGTCTGGTCGATCGCCGGTTTCGTGGCGCTGGTCGCGGGCATCATGTGGGGCACCAAGTCGGGCGTGCAGTTCAGCCTGTCGCTGATCGCGCTGAAGGCGCTGCCGGTGCTGATGCTGGGTGGCTTCACCTCGATCCCCGGCGCCATCGTCGGCGGTCTGATCATCGGCATGGGCGAGAAACTGTTCGAATACTTCATCGGCCCGATGGTCGGCGGCGCCACCGAAAACTGGTTCGCCTATGTGCTGGCGCTGATCTTCCTGGTGTTCCGGCCGCAGGGCCTGTTCGGCGAACGCATCATCGAACGGGTATGA
- a CDS encoding ABC transporter ATP-binding protein, which yields MTQTPTPEGRRTGQVLMDLKNITLRFGGVTAIKDISFDIREGEIRAIIGPNGAGKSSMLNVISGFYVPQEGEIWFEGKRRPPMKPYEVARLGLARTFQNIALFDGMSVLDNIMTGRLNKMSAPIWSQALWWGRAEREEVENREQVEKIIDFLEIQNIRKTPVGRLPYGLKKRVELARALAAEPRILLLDEPMAGMNVEEKEDMCRFILDVNDEFGTTIALIEHDMGVVMDLSDRVVVMDYGKKIGDGTPDEVRTNPEVISAYLGVEHA from the coding sequence ATGACCCAGACCCCCACACCCGAAGGCCGCCGCACCGGCCAGGTGCTGATGGACCTGAAGAACATCACCCTGCGTTTCGGTGGCGTTACCGCGATCAAGGACATCAGCTTCGACATCCGCGAGGGCGAGATCCGCGCGATCATCGGTCCGAACGGCGCCGGCAAGTCCTCGATGCTGAACGTCATTTCCGGCTTTTACGTCCCGCAGGAAGGCGAGATCTGGTTCGAGGGCAAGCGCCGTCCGCCGATGAAGCCCTATGAGGTTGCGCGGCTGGGCCTGGCGCGCACCTTTCAGAACATCGCGCTGTTCGACGGCATGAGCGTTCTGGACAACATCATGACCGGGCGTCTGAACAAGATGTCGGCCCCGATCTGGAGCCAGGCGCTGTGGTGGGGCCGGGCCGAGCGCGAAGAGGTGGAAAACCGCGAACAGGTCGAGAAGATCATCGATTTCCTCGAAATCCAGAACATTCGCAAGACGCCGGTCGGGCGGCTGCCCTATGGCTTGAAGAAGCGTGTCGAACTGGCGCGGGCGCTGGCGGCGGAACCGCGGATCCTGCTGCTGGACGAGCCGATGGCCGGCATGAACGTCGAGGAAAAAGAGGACATGTGCCGCTTCATCCTGGATGTGAACGACGAGTTCGGCACCACCATCGCCCTGATCGAACATGACATGGGCGTGGTCATGGATCTGTCCGACCGGGTGGTGGTGATGGATTACGGCAAGAAGATCGGCGACGGCACCCCCGACGAGGTGCGCACCAACCCCGAGGTCATCAGCGCCTATCTGGGCGTGGAACACGCATAG
- a CDS encoding long-chain fatty acid--CoA ligase, with amino-acid sequence MQNLQPAQADLQSIPALLARNVARFGNRPAYREKEFGIWQSWTWAQAAEEIRALALGFLNMGLAPGDHVAIVGRNRPAHYWSMVAAQMCGAVPVPLYQDAVADEMAYVLDHSGARFVVCGDQEQVDKVLEVGARAPRIEQIVYTDKRGMRKYDHSNMNALADVQAEGRAAHQRHEAELDRRIAALGYDDTCVMLYTSGTTGKPKGVVLSNRNIIETARNSASFDKLTEREEVLAYLPMAWVGDFIFSVGQAYWAGFTVNCPEGAHTMMNDLREIGPTYFFAPPRVFEGQLTSVMIRMEDAGRVKRGMFKHYMDLARRVGPALLDGKPVGLLDRLRYAIGNVLVYGPLKNTLGYSRIRVGYTAGEAIGPEIFDFYRSLGINLKQLYGQTEASVFITQQPDGQVRSDTVGVPSPGVEVRIAENGEVFYRSPGTFVEYYNNPDSTASTKDAEGWVATGDAGFFEEGSGHLRIIDRAKDVGRMADGRMFAPKYVENKLKFYPNILEAVVFGAGREKCTAFINIDLTAVGNWAERNNIAYASYQELAGHPQVYATIKQHVEAVNESVARDPMLSGCQISRFLVLHKELDPDDGEMTRTRKVRRNIIAEKYADLIEALYDGRDTISTRTEVTYEDGRKGEIRATLKIEDARTFPTAQPQKVAAE; translated from the coding sequence ATGCAGAACCTGCAGCCGGCTCAGGCCGATTTGCAGTCGATTCCGGCACTGCTGGCGCGCAACGTCGCCCGGTTCGGCAATCGGCCCGCGTATCGTGAAAAGGAATTCGGCATCTGGCAAAGCTGGACTTGGGCCCAGGCGGCCGAGGAAATCCGCGCGCTGGCGTTGGGTTTTCTGAACATGGGCCTGGCGCCCGGGGACCATGTCGCGATCGTGGGCCGCAACCGTCCGGCGCATTACTGGTCGATGGTCGCGGCGCAGATGTGCGGCGCGGTGCCGGTGCCGCTGTATCAGGACGCGGTCGCAGACGAAATGGCCTATGTTCTGGATCACAGCGGCGCGCGGTTCGTCGTCTGCGGCGATCAGGAACAGGTCGACAAGGTGCTGGAGGTGGGCGCCCGCGCCCCGCGGATCGAGCAGATCGTCTATACCGACAAGCGCGGCATGCGCAAATACGACCACAGCAACATGAACGCCCTGGCCGATGTCCAGGCCGAAGGCCGCGCCGCCCATCAGCGCCACGAGGCCGAACTGGATCGCCGGATCGCGGCGCTGGGCTATGACGACACCTGCGTGATGCTTTACACCTCGGGCACCACCGGCAAGCCCAAGGGGGTGGTGCTCTCCAACCGCAACATCATCGAAACCGCCCGCAACAGCGCCAGCTTCGACAAGCTGACCGAGCGCGAGGAGGTTCTGGCCTATCTGCCCATGGCCTGGGTGGGCGACTTCATCTTTTCCGTAGGCCAGGCCTATTGGGCGGGCTTTACCGTCAATTGCCCCGAAGGCGCGCATACGATGATGAACGACCTGCGCGAAATCGGGCCGACCTACTTCTTTGCGCCCCCGCGCGTGTTCGAAGGTCAGCTGACCAGCGTGATGATCCGCATGGAAGATGCCGGCCGGGTCAAGCGCGGCATGTTCAAGCATTACATGGATCTGGCGCGGCGGGTGGGTCCGGCGCTGCTGGACGGCAAGCCGGTCGGGCTTCTGGACCGGCTGCGCTACGCCATCGGCAATGTCCTGGTCTATGGGCCGTTGAAGAACACCCTGGGCTATTCGCGCATCCGCGTCGGTTATACCGCCGGCGAGGCGATCGGTCCCGAGATCTTCGATTTCTACCGCAGCCTGGGCATCAACCTGAAACAGCTCTACGGCCAGACCGAGGCATCGGTTTTCATTACCCAGCAGCCCGATGGTCAGGTCCGTTCGGACACGGTAGGCGTTCCCTCGCCCGGGGTCGAGGTGCGCATCGCCGAAAACGGCGAGGTGTTCTATCGCTCGCCCGGCACCTTCGTGGAATATTACAACAATCCCGACAGCACCGCCTCGACCAAGGACGCCGAGGGCTGGGTGGCCACCGGCGATGCCGGCTTCTTCGAGGAAGGCTCGGGGCATCTGCGCATCATCGATCGCGCCAAGGATGTGGGCCGCATGGCCGACGGGCGGATGTTCGCCCCGAAATATGTCGAGAACAAGCTGAAGTTCTATCCCAACATCCTGGAGGCGGTGGTGTTCGGGGCGGGTCGCGAAAAATGCACCGCCTTCATCAACATCGACCTGACGGCGGTGGGCAACTGGGCGGAACGCAACAACATCGCCTATGCCAGCTATCAGGAACTGGCAGGGCACCCGCAGGTCTATGCCACCATCAAGCAGCATGTCGAGGCGGTGAACGAATCGGTCGCCCGGGACCCGATGCTGTCGGGCTGCCAGATCAGCCGCTTCCTGGTGCTGCACAAGGAACTGGACCCCGACGACGGTGAAATGACCCGCACCCGCAAGGTGCGCCGCAACATCATCGCCGAGAAATACGCCGATCTGATCGAGGCGCTTTACGACGGGCGCGATACGATCAGCACCCGCACCGAAGTGACCTATGAGGATGGCCGCAAGGGCGAGATCCGCGCCACGCTGAAGATCGAGGATGCCCGCACCTTTCCCACCGCCCAACCGCAGAAGGTGGCCGCAGAATGA
- a CDS encoding PAS-domain containing protein: protein MSQDRHSELTRSGLNLIRQAISIFDAELRLAVCNRTYQAMFDLPDELTRPGTTFEQTIRFLVARGEYGPQEDPEAAVHERVAQARTFQPHYMERRRADGRWISVEGAPLSQGGWIAVYTDITHIKRQEQLLRARSEELSESVLTHAERLAAANRALAATNAALEEAKRVLTESEARTRQVTAMVPAHIAHMDHNYRYTFSNNQISAVFPGADAAILGRDGASVLGAETFDRIRPHMDRAIAGQPQVFEITHPPSGRRIRIALTPDQAGRGAYILSTDVSAEVQAREALSHAAKRALAAQLTSGLAHDFGNLLTIILGLQGRLARAPLTPDQAEDVQATLAAARRGVALLDGIAALTGERNQHPQPVDLSVLFEELAAMTRPTLGEGVLLRHQVIDLPARVMLDPGALQDALLNLMLNARDAMQGVGRILLQARGAGRWLEITVTDSGPGFSPEALARGTEPFFTTKGAQGTGLGLAMVYDQIKLAGGTLRLLNVAEGAQVRIRLPLRAARPHLVLLAEDDPLIRETTREMLTAQGHSVIEAASLAEARELTDLPGLTLILSDLQLGDGSGASLGAAGLPLVLMTALPPDDPRRAGLDCPVLTKPFDEMQLAEALGSFHD, encoded by the coding sequence ATGTCCCAGGACCGCCACAGTGAACTGACCCGATCGGGTCTGAACCTGATCCGACAGGCGATATCGATCTTCGACGCCGAACTGCGGCTGGCGGTGTGCAACCGGACCTATCAGGCCATGTTCGACCTGCCCGACGAGCTGACCCGCCCAGGGACCACATTCGAGCAGACCATCCGCTTTCTGGTGGCACGGGGGGAATACGGCCCGCAGGAAGATCCCGAGGCTGCGGTGCACGAGCGCGTCGCGCAGGCGCGCACCTTTCAGCCCCATTACATGGAACGCAGACGCGCCGACGGGCGCTGGATCTCGGTCGAGGGGGCACCGCTGAGCCAGGGCGGCTGGATCGCCGTCTATACCGACATCACCCATATCAAGCGCCAGGAACAACTGCTGCGCGCCCGCTCCGAGGAGCTGAGCGAGTCGGTGCTGACCCATGCCGAGCGGCTGGCCGCCGCCAACCGCGCGCTGGCCGCCACCAATGCCGCGCTTGAGGAAGCCAAGCGCGTGCTGACCGAATCGGAAGCCCGCACCCGTCAGGTCACCGCAATGGTGCCCGCCCATATCGCGCATATGGACCACAATTACCGCTATACCTTTTCCAACAACCAGATTTCGGCGGTGTTTCCCGGGGCCGATGCCGCGATCCTGGGCCGGGACGGCGCCAGCGTGCTGGGGGCCGAAACCTTCGACCGCATCCGACCGCACATGGACCGGGCCATCGCCGGCCAGCCGCAGGTGTTCGAAATCACCCATCCGCCTTCGGGGCGGCGCATCCGCATCGCGCTGACCCCCGATCAGGCCGGGCGCGGCGCCTATATCCTGTCCACCGATGTCAGCGCCGAGGTTCAGGCCCGCGAGGCGCTGAGCCACGCCGCCAAGCGCGCGCTGGCCGCGCAGCTGACCTCGGGGCTGGCGCATGATTTCGGCAATCTGCTGACCATCATCCTGGGCCTGCAGGGCCGGCTGGCGCGCGCGCCGCTGACCCCAGACCAGGCCGAGGATGTGCAGGCGACGCTGGCCGCCGCCCGCCGCGGGGTGGCGCTGCTGGATGGGATCGCCGCCCTGACCGGGGAACGCAACCAGCACCCGCAGCCCGTCGATCTGTCGGTGCTGTTCGAGGAACTGGCGGCCATGACCCGCCCCACCCTGGGCGAGGGCGTCTTGCTGCGGCATCAGGTGATCGACCTGCCGGCCCGGGTGATGCTGGATCCGGGTGCGCTGCAGGATGCGCTGCTGAACCTGATGCTGAATGCCCGCGATGCGATGCAGGGCGTGGGGCGCATCCTGTTGCAGGCGCGCGGGGCCGGGCGCTGGCTGGAAATCACCGTCACCGACAGCGGCCCGGGCTTTTCGCCCGAGGCGCTGGCCCGCGGCACCGAACCCTTCTTCACCACCAAGGGCGCGCAGGGCACCGGGCTGGGACTGGCGATGGTCTATGACCAGATCAAGCTGGCGGGCGGCACGCTGCGGCTGTTGAATGTGGCCGAAGGCGCGCAGGTGCGTATCCGCCTGCCCCTGCGTGCCGCCCGCCCGCATCTGGTCCTGCTGGCCGAGGACGACCCGCTGATCCGCGAAACCACGCGCGAGATGCTGACCGCCCAGGGCCATTCGGTGATCGAGGCCGCCTCGCTGGCCGAGGCACGCGAACTGACCGACCTGCCCGGGTTGACGCTGATCCTGTCGGACCTGCAACTCGGCGACGGCTCGGGTGCGTCGCTGGGCGCGGCGGGGTTGCCGCTGGTGCTGATGACGGCATTGCCGCCCGACGATCCGCGCCGGGCGGGGCTTGACTGTCCGGTGCTGACCAAGCCCTTTGACGAGATGCAACTGGCCGAGGCTCTGGGATCCTTCCATGACTGA
- a CDS encoding response regulator transcription factor yields the protein MTETPLIAILDDEPDIRRLLSVALEEAGFRTIAFARATEFEAALRRIEPEAILIDLGLPDRDGLALVHRLARDSGAAIIIISGRAQVQDRVTGLELGADDYIIKPFDPAEVVARIRARLRKPGREPTPGRQQLRFAGWAVDFDRYVLTSPEGVETPISHAEAEVLRMFLDNPRRLISRAQMLETLGGTAGESFDRAMDVRISRLRTKLGEDPRNPRLIKTIYGAGYIFLAEPG from the coding sequence ATGACTGAAACGCCGCTGATCGCGATTCTGGACGACGAACCCGACATCCGGCGGCTGCTGTCGGTTGCGCTGGAAGAGGCCGGATTTCGCACCATCGCCTTTGCCCGCGCCACCGAGTTCGAGGCGGCGCTGCGCCGCATCGAGCCCGAGGCCATTCTGATCGACCTGGGCCTGCCGGACCGCGACGGACTGGCGCTGGTGCATCGGCTGGCGCGCGATTCCGGCGCCGCCATCATCATCATCTCGGGGCGGGCGCAGGTGCAGGACCGCGTCACCGGCCTGGAACTGGGCGCCGACGACTATATCATCAAGCCCTTCGACCCGGCCGAGGTGGTGGCCCGCATCCGCGCCCGGCTGCGCAAGCCCGGCCGCGAGCCCACCCCCGGCCGCCAGCAGTTGCGCTTTGCCGGCTGGGCGGTCGATTTCGACCGCTATGTGCTGACCTCGCCCGAAGGCGTCGAAACCCCGATCAGCCATGCCGAGGCCGAGGTGCTGCGCATGTTCCTGGACAATCCGCGCCGGCTGATTTCCCGGGCGCAGATGCTGGAGACGCTGGGCGGCACCGCGGGCGAAAGCTTCGACCGCGCCATGGATGTGCGCATCTCGCGCCTGCGCACCAAGCTGGGCGAGGATCCCCGGAACCCGCGGCTGATCAAGACCATCTACGGCGCGGGCTATATCTTCCTGGCCGAACCCGGCTAA
- the aroQ gene encoding type II 3-dehydroquinate dehydratase, which translates to MPTVFILNGPNLNLLGQRQPEIYGHTTLADVERDCAALAAELGLSTRFHQSNHEGVLIDLIHAARHDGQAIVINPAAFTHTSVAILDALNSFEGPVIEVHISNVHQREAFRHHSYVSLRAEGVIAGLGTHGYLLALRHVARMIL; encoded by the coding sequence ATGCCCACCGTCTTTATCCTGAACGGCCCGAACCTGAACCTGCTGGGCCAGCGCCAGCCCGAGATCTATGGCCACACCACCCTGGCCGATGTGGAACGCGACTGCGCGGCGCTGGCGGCCGAGCTGGGGCTGAGCACCCGCTTTCACCAGTCGAACCACGAAGGCGTGCTGATCGACCTGATCCACGCCGCCCGCCACGACGGCCAGGCCATCGTCATCAACCCGGCGGCCTTCACCCATACCTCGGTGGCGATCCTGGATGCGCTGAACAGTTTCGAGGGCCCGGTGATCGAGGTGCATATCTCGAACGTGCATCAGCGCGAGGCCTTTCGCCACCATTCCTATGTCAGCCTGCGGGCCGAAGGCGTGATCGCCGGGCTGGGCACGCATGGCTATCTGCTGGCGCTGCGCCATGTGGCGCGGATGATCCTTTGA